The following DNA comes from Rhipicephalus microplus isolate Deutch F79 chromosome 6, USDA_Rmic, whole genome shotgun sequence.
AAAGCTAAAAATAATATAAGTTGAAACTTTTTTCATGACAGCACAACTCATACCTAAACACTACAAAGAAACATATGCAACACAACTGAATGCTTCAGCTGTAAGAGGTGATGAAGACGATGTATCAGTAACACTTATTGTTGAGCTGGTTGAGATGTATATTTGAATTGGCTCTTAGTGTAAAGATACATTGAATTGAATAGTTTAAATGCACATCAACGACATCTAAGATTCTTTGTTAGTAAGCATAAACTAATTTGTAATTATGTTTTTTTCAAGGGGCTGTCGCTCAACCATCATCCCCAAAGTGAGCCGTCAATCTTTTTTGAGGCCTTTCTGCTTTACGCTATGATGTTCTCTACGTCCCCATAGACAAATGTGTACTAACTTTCTCAATGTTCGCAAGTACTAGCTTAGTAATACCGCACCATCGATGCGCCAGTATGGAGGTGCCCATGCTATAAAAATGATACTTTGAAACCTGTACGCATATTCGCGTGCGGAACTCTTAACATTCATTGTCTAGCCTTTAATGCTGCAAAGCATTTGCTTTCTTGCCTGGCAAGCTTGCTAATAAGTATTCACGAAAATATTTGCTGGTTTTTTGTGTATTACCTGATTTTTTACCATGTTGGAATTCGTAAGGTGTACATTCTATGATCGCAGGCTcttcgcattgctaggaagcTACTAAGTGAAAGAATGAACTGATGTCGGctggtttgtttttgtttttgttttttgtgcggGAGCATGTTGTTCATTGTTCAGCAGAGTGGGCACGGTGGAGCGGCAACGATGCGGTCGCTCAGAAATccgattttgctttttgtgcagttAGTCGCCTGGTTTGGAACATTACCACCGCGTGCGAATCCAGCGCGTGCCAACTACTCTTCACCGGTGTTGCTGGCGGCCCCGATCTGGATGAACACGCCCCTGCGTCATCTGCCACTATCTGACGGTGGCATCCTTTCCATCGTCACCTGGTCCACAACACTGCGGGCGACTGCAGCGACGCAAGAGCATATAAAGACCACGGAATTCTCCtgttccttcagtgggcacggtggagcggcaacgatgcggtcgctcagaaatccgattttgctttttgtgcagttAGTCGCCTGGTTTGGAACATTACCACCGCGTGCGAATCCAGCGCGTGCCAACTACTCTTCACCGGTGTTGCTGGCGGCCCCGATCTGGATGAACACGCCCCTGCGTCATCTGCCACTATCTGACGGTGGCATCCTTTCCATCGTCACCTGGTCCACAACACTGCGGGCGACTGCAGCGACGCAAGAGCATATAAAGACCACGGAATTCTCCtgttccttcagtgggcacggtggagcggcaacgatgcggtcgctcagaaatccgattttgctttttgtgcaggtCAGTAAACCTCCTTCTCTCTACTGTAAGCGAACCAGTAACGTCTGTCTGCTGCTCCTACCGTGCCCAAGTGTCATATTTGAATGTGTGTGCGAATGCGTGCATGTCACAAAGCTTCTACTATGTTGTGGAGACGTTGAACTAAACCCTGGCCCTGCAAATACTAACAAAGAAATACTAGACGCGATCGCTAAGCTATCTGAAAAAGGTGATCACCGTCACGATGAGCTAATGGAAGCTCTTGCCGACCTAAAGACTAAACAGGAGGCATTAGCGCAAACTGTTGCTGATTTAACGGAAAGGTTGTCGGCGGTGGAAGCTTTCGTCGAGTCATGCGACGGTTCTGCAGTAGTCAGTGATGTGCCACGTCTAATCGCTGAAACTGTCAAGGTGCAAGGCCAGACACTCAGTGCCCGACTGGACGATCTTGAAGACAGGTCCAGACGAGAGAACGTATTGTTTTTTGGTATATCGGACAGCCCTAATGAGACGTGGGCTCAGTCTGAAGGCCATGTTCGTGATCTACTCTCCCGACACCTTGACATGCACATTTCTGACTCCGAAGTTTCCCGAGCACATAGGTTAGGAAGTTACGCCGCTAAAAAAGCTCGGCCAATTATCGTCAAATTTTCGTCATTTAAGGTTAGAGATGCTATCCTGATGCAGAGACAAAAATTCAAaggaactggtgtatcagctagCGAAGATTTTTGCAAAAGCACGCGAAACTCAAGGAAGAAATTAATGGAATTTGCTAAGGCAGCCGGGCAACCGTATTTGCTACGCGTTAACAAACTGGTCATGAACAAGAAAACTTACGTTTACTGCGCAGAAAGCGACAGCGTTCGCGAAATCAATTCACCCCAAGCTAAGGACAAAGAACCCTCTCTACCTGCACGTGCTGACACTTCTAGCACCTCATAGCTACGCCCGTCTCGTTGCTGCGCAGgaaacgcttcttttttcttttctaatgtgCGCAGCGTCCTGAATAAACGCGTCGAACTGTCTTCTGCTATTGATTCCTGTTCCGCTGATATTGTTGGTCTGACAGAGACTTGGCTTTCTACAAAAGTAAGAAATGAAGAAATATTGGATTGTGAGAAGCACTACAAATTTTACCGATGCGACCGCGATTACCGGTCTGGTGGGGGTGTTCTGCTGGCGGTTGCCGATAATCTTGCCTCTCATATTATTCCTGTTATGTCTTCACTTGAACTTGTTTGTGTTCGCGTGCTCATTGATTCTCGCGAAATAATATTTTGTATTTGCTATCGATCACCAACTGCATCATCATCCTTTTGCAATGACTTGCATGATGTTGTCAATCAGCTGTTCGTCAGATACCCGAGATCACCTTTGTTCATTCTTGGCGATTTcaactttcccgacatcatgtggGAAAGAGACCCGGTTACCTTAAAGCACAACTCAGGTGAAAGTAGGGAATTTTTGAATTTTTGTCACGACTTCAACTTTACCCAGCTTGTTGACTTTCCTACTCGCGTTACTCCCACTTCCGCTAGCGTATTAGATCTAGTACTTACCAGTACACCTGACCTAGCTTCACCCTTCACTCATCTACCGGGAATTAGCGACCATTGCATAATCCACTTCACAATAAAAGCACGGGTTTCcatcaagaaaagaacaaaaattatcCAAGACTATAGCAAAGCGCACTTTCATGGAATGAATACAGAGTTACAATCTTTTGTTGACCTATTCTTTGCTGGTTTTGAGCAGCGATCTGTTGAACAGAACTGGCTAGACTATAAGAACAAACTGCTAGCCCTAATTGACCGATTTGTACCTAAGAGAAAAGTTTCATCGAATCCTCGTTCTCCGTGGTTCAATAACACGTTGAAACGCATGCGCAATAAAAAGAAGCGGCTATTCAGACGCGCCAAATCAACAGCCAGAACAGACCATTGGTCTTTTTATCAGACATTTAACAGAGAATTCTGTACTGCGCTTTCGAAAGCCAAAAAAGTATTTTTCGATGAAACTCTTCCTTCGCTGCTGCGCTCTAATCCACGTAAGTTTTGGAGCATCATTAGCGGAACTACAACGCGACATATCCAATTAATACAGTCTGATGTCCCAGTCGCTCTTAGCGAGTGCTGCAACGTTCTGAGTAATGTATTTGCTGCACACTTTCAGAACAGCATCCCAACTATATTTCCACAGTTAACAAGCACCGATTTCTTGCCAATGGACCCTATTATCATTGATGCAGTTGGTGTCGAAAAACTTGTTGGAAACTTGACAGTGTCATCATCAGCTGGTCCAGATTGCATTTCGTCAAAAATGTTGAAGTGTACTCAAGTCTATTCTTCTTTAATATTGTCAAAACTTTTTGAACAGTCATTACAGACGTCCACACTGCCATCTGACTGGAAGACTGGGAAGGTGGTCCCTGTGCATAAATCTGGTGATGTACATTCCCCCAATAACTACCGTCCCATATCGTTAACATCCATTCCAGTGAAAATCTTAGAGCATGTCATTTACTCGCACCTCATTGAATTCCTTGAATCTAATTCCTTCTTTAGCAtttatcagcatggcttccgtaagacagtttcatgcgaaacacagttgcTGTGTTTTACTAACGACTTGTTTATTAACGCAGATCTTGAATTTGATACTGACTGCATATacttagatttcgctaaagcatTTGACTCCGTTTCACACGCACTAATCATTTTCAAACTTACTCAGCTTAACATCGACCCCAATGTACTTACATGGATTAAAGAATTCCTCTCTAACCGCAGCCAGTACGTGACAGctaataatttttgttcaccTAATTCCGCAGTATCATCTGGTGTACCGCAAGGGTCCGTTTTAGGGCCACTCCTTTtcttaatttacattaatgatcttccttcTTGTGTTTCTTCTTCTACTGTCcgactctttgcagacgactgcgtcctcTACCAGAAAATAACCAGTCATGTCGATCACCTTAACCTTCAACGCGACCTAGATAGCATATTCGcatggtgtaacacatggttCATGACACTTAACATATCTAAATGCAAGAGCATGCAAGTTTCACGTCGCACTACCACCCACTGTCCGCGTATTTATTCCCTCAATAACATTCCATTACCATCTGTTGACaattacaaataccttggtgttcacatatcttctaatctttcctggaataaacacacagaatatgtgattaacaacgctaaccgcatgcttggttaTCTGCGCCGTAACTTTTCCTCTGCGCCATCGTCACTCAAGTTAACACTGTATAAAACATTGGTCAGACCAAAATTAGAGTACGCATGCGCCATATGGGACCCAACTCATGCCATTCTCATTCAATCTCTCGAAACCACTCAAAATCGCGCAGCACGTTTCATTTTATCGAattattcacgtcattccagTGTCACATCCATGAAGAGCACCCTAAACTTGCCTGATCTTTCATTGCGCCGCACATTGTCTCGCCTTAACCTTTTTCACAAAATCTATCATTATAACAGCCATTTGAAGGACGCCCTGTTTCATCCACCTCGCTTCATATCACCAAGGATGGATCATCGCTTTAAGGTGGGCCTACCATCCTGTCGCACCAGACTATATAATGATTCATTCGTGCCAAGGACAAGCGCcgcctggaaccaccttcccgcctccATCGCCTGTATAACGGACCAAAAAGACTTCAAGCTCGCCATACATGATGCCCTgtagaatttttcttttttcctgttttctgttttttttttaactttttaactGCACTTACGATTGTTCAAACCACTCCTTTCTGTAGTGCCTTCGGGCCTTGAAAGTacctttaataaataaataaataaataaataaataaattatctcATGTATCGAGTCGTCATCACCGATGTTTATTGACTTCATTTTATAGATCGGTGACAATGGTTGTCGACCAACCTGAAAGTATTATTTCCGACCTTCATATTCATTACTTTTGAGACTGTGATAGCGAGGCCCTCAGGGAGATGTGCGTTGCAACAGGAGTGAATAAGCTCACTGACAGAGATAGCTGCTGCAGTTACAATAAGTAAACTTTAGAAAAACCACCATCGCCGGGTAGCAGTGCCACCCCAACACCGGGCACAGTGTATGTGTTGTCTGTGTTACATCAGTATCAGTcgttttgttttaaagaagaacGTGACGTTTTCAGAAGTGAAGTATCCAAGTATTGAGTAATTTTTGTCTAGGGTAGAGAATAATTTTGTTGTGGTCGAACGTTACTTCTATTGCAATGATTCATAGTCGTCTGATGTAATTGATGCAAGTTCTATGTGATGATCCATAGTCGTCTGTGTATGATGTCACACTCGATGAGAATTActtagcgaaagaaaaaaaaacacagaacacGGGTGTAACGTTTTCTTTCTGTTCGTTGCTGCCGACCATCCAAGCCAGCCGTCCGCGCGCACGTTCGTGCACACTATTTTCTTAGCAACGCTCATGTCGGAGATATCGTCATGTTTCTCTTTCCCAAACCCCTTCACCCCTGCACTATGTATACTGGCATGATGCTACCAATAAACGTTGTTCCACCACCAGCTAGCGTGTCGTTCATGCTGCGGCTGCTTGTCGCCGTAGGTTACTACAACAGGaaagggacaagcgcttgtcccaaTGGTGTGCCTTTCTCGTGTACtatgtttttttcttgcagtaAACAATGCTCGTCAATATGCGTTAACTAGGGCCTCAAGAAGTCCGCCTATTATCAAACACTTATGACCTCACCTTATCACGGCCCACCGCAACCTCCGTTGGGCTGATAATAAGTGTCCCACATGCCGCTTATTGGTGTTCTCTCTCTTATCAGAAAAGCCTGTTACGCGCTTGTATGTTCACAAATGAACGCTCTCGTTGATTTATTATTAACATTTTTATCAAATTTATGGATGCATGCTCCAATTTATTCAAGTGTTAAATTACCTGTTAAAATCCATAACAATTTTTTGCAGGAGTCCATGGGAGCCCGACAAAACGCCGCTAGACAAGAATTTAGAGCAGACATGGCGAAGTGAGATGTACGTGGGATCACTGTTTCTATGCTTTCACCTTTCAAGAGAGTTATACGAATTTTGCTCATGCGATGTGTTGGAGTAGTGCACACCAAGTCTTTGGTGCACCGATATTATTTCTGACGCGATTAGTTTTTTTCGGAGCTGCATGCTTCTCTGATATATTTACAATTATTCTAAACATCGCTCTCATATTAGCTGATCAAAACTCGTCTTTGATATGTTTGTTCATAATACTCCTATAATCTGGCAAGAAAGTAAGTTTTGCTGCTTTCATAAACAAGCTTATTGCGCTGCCCAATAACTATTATAACTGGTTCTGCGTGTTCTGCAGGAATGCATTGGTGGCCGCTGAAGTGCCGGTAGTGAGGAGGATCGAACAGCCTGAACCAAGGGAAGTGTACGTATTATCTGTGTTTCTAGGTATTTGGCTTTAGCGAAATATGATGTGTTTACACCAGGGAAGTGACAACCTGCTGTGCAACGTCACCCTCGACATACAAACAGCATTTTCGGACAACCATTCTTTTTCTCACGATCTACATTTTCCTGATAGAACTACTGACATTTACAACAGTCATGTGTTAGTGGGTAGCAACTGCCCGTTTTACATTTGCGTTTCTATTATGCATACTGTTATTATCATCAGTCTGacaacgcccactgcagggcaaaggcatctcccgTGTTACTCCAATCTACCCGGTCTTGTGCTCTCTGCTGTCATGTTGTGCCTgtgaacttcttaatctcatctgtttAAGTACGTTTCACTCTCCCTCTCACTCACATGATTTGggttggaatccagtcagttacccttaatcaccagtGGTTATCCTTCCAACGAGCTACGTGTCTGGGCCTTGTACAGTTCTTcttgttgatttcaactatggtatcctcAATTCCTGTATGTTCCCGgacccactctgctatcttcCCGTCTCTCAATGTTGCTCCCATATTAATCCTtgcttcgtcctcaatttgaaattgaaattgaaatttatttCGCAATAAAGAAATGTTACGAGGAGCGAAGGGAAAAGCTACGAGAACAGCTTGAGTAGCCCTGACTCGATAGTACACAACGTAGCACAAAAGACTTGTGGCTGAGGACAACCGAAATAAAAGTGTCTCAAAATGTGCATTTAAAAAAGGAAACAATAAAAGCGTACAATAAAGGAATAAAAAATGTAGTCATCAGGTTGCATCAATATGTAAACACTAATCGCCACTGTTTTAGTGATATGCTAGATATGtcaatgttatgttccctaattaGGCAGTTTAGAACTGTAGGCAGTTGAAAGTTTGACAATTGATTTCTgtatttcgttctacattttTATATGTGCTACAGTTCAGGatggccccaccatggtggtacagtggctaaggtactcggctgctgacccgcaggtcgagggttcgaatcccggctgcggtggcggcattttcgatggaggcaaaaaagctgtaggcccgtgtgctcagatttggatgcactttAAAAACACAAGTGGTCGACATTTatggagcactccactacagcgtctctcatatacatctggtggttttgggatgttaaaccccccatatcaatcagtcaCTTCAGGAtgacgtacattataagcaggaaaacCTTTCTCCAACCTAGCCATTCTAGCCATCAtatcattatttttcaataaaccgaaTTTATATAAACGTCTTAGTTTGTAATCATACATTGATTCAACCCGAAtgattcagtgttttttttttaacaattctGCTGTTCAGACATGGGGAGGGAGGAAACGATAACGGCCATCCTCTCAAATCCTCCAAGAGGGCGCCAAGTCTTCTTTATAGAATACAAAATCACCGATGGTCGAGTAGGTTTGGATTCATAACGATATGAACAAGGGTAGCGCTGGGACCAATACAACGGATGGGATGACGACTGGCATGCGCTGTGTCGTGTCGTCATCTTGTCTTTTATGTCGTCCTGGCGCTGCCCTATTAGTTTCTTCCTCGTGCTTACTTAATCGGACAAGTCTAGTCATTGTTGCTCAGCGCAGGGTTAAGCTACTGCATGTTCTTGACGGCAATCACCAACGAGTATTCTTAACCTTGCTATAACTGTTTACTTCCCAAGTATATTCCCAGAAATCCGGGAACGCGTGGCTTATTGTGAGAAACTGgtattcatttcattttatttatttttgtctttttaaaACGTTTGCGGTGCCTACATTTTCTTGGACTCGACCAATATGGTATAGTGGAGGTCGCTGCAAGCTGAGTTCTTCTCCCCCTAATGAAAAGACTGAGGCTTTTTGCCTTGCCATTATCGGACGTGTTCGTAAGCGGAACtagacgacatattgagcgctaacaGACAAGAGCACGAGAGATGCGATGCATTGTTTTGTCAATATAGCGCATTGTGATGTCGTCTCTAATCTCCCTGTCTTTTGGCGCTCGATCTGTCGTCGAGAGCTTTTGCCTTAATAACCATGTGTATGTCTGTGCAACTAAGGACTGTTCACTGCTATTATAAACAAGTTCGTTGCACCTTCTTATTAGCAACACGGCAGTTTTTTTCTCATGCTTTTTTTGCTGAATTAATCTATAAAATGAAAATTTTATAGAAGAATTGTAACAAATGCTTTAATCGCCTGCAGTACAATGCCATTTGAACAAGCTGCCGTATGAAAGCGGTGTTACGTTTTGATATTTTATTAAGTGAAGCTTGCGTAACTCGGATGTTTCGGCACGGCACACAACAAACACGGCATTGGTGACCGTTttagaagggagggggggggggggtgttagtGCGCTCGTTACATTCATGTGCTGAATTCCCGTaactcgtgctttttttttttcgatcgtgGGCTTGTCGATGGTCAGGCTTTTCTGATAGGAAGATCTGCCCTTGTGTCGAGTTTACTTGTCAGTTACCATTggatgcttcattgctactgTAATATGAACGCCGTCGCTGCTGATATAGTAACTGCAGTGTTGTACTGCTAAGCAAACATATGACGGTCTAGTTTCCGTCGTGAAGGAAGGAAAACGTCAAGATGGAGCACTGCGCAGTGAATTACaaaaagtagatagatagatagatagatagatagatagatagatagatagatagatagatagatagatagatagatagatagatagatagatagatagatagatagatagatagatagatagatagatagatgggtggGTGGCTggataggcaggcaggcaggcaggcaggcaggcaggcaggtaggcaggtaggtaggtaggtaggtaggcaggcaggcaggtaggtaggtagctaggtaggtaggtaggcaggcaggcaggccggcaggcaggcaggtaggtaggtaggtaggtaggtaggtaggtaggtaggtaggtaggtaggtaggtaggtaggtaggtaggtaggtaggtaggtagg
Coding sequences within:
- the LOC142765453 gene encoding uncharacterized protein LOC142765453; this translates as MRSLRNPILLFVQLVAWFGTLPPRANPARANYSSPVLLAAPIWMNTPLRHLPLSDGGILSIVTWSTTLRATAATQEHIKTTEFSCSFSGHGGAATMRSLRNPILLFVQLVAWFGTLPPRANPARANYSSPVLLAAPIWMNTPLRHLPLSDGGILSIVTWSTTLRATAATQEHIKTTEFSCSFSGHGGAATMRSLRNPILLFVQSLQTSTLPSDWKTGKVVPVHKSAI